The genome window TTTCTGTCAGGTTTACATTGAGACAGACGTAAATGGATGTTGTCATGGAATACCCAGGGGTCAAAGTTGAAACAGTTGAAGAGAAGCATTTGGAGGATCTAATCATTATTAAGGAGGGGGATGTTGAGAGAGTTGTTGAGGGAGGGACAGAGCCAATAACAGGCAAGAGCAACGATGAAGACTCCAGTGCGGAAGAGGATGCCACCGCCAGACATGGACAGATTGGAAAAGCCAACACTGAAAGTGGAGATGGAGACAAAAGAAAAAAGGATAACCAAATAAGTCAAGCAAAAGGAGAGACTGGGACAGTGGAGGGGGTTGAGCACATTAAAGGGATGGATGAATTGGTAATGGATAGACAGAAAATGGAATGCAAGAAAGAGGGGATGGTGATGGTGGATATAACAGAAAAATACAAAACAGCAGAACAAGATTTGGAGACGGACAAACCATCACAAGGATTACAAGTTGGCACAAATATACATCTTCCCTCTGACCAGTTGCCCAAAGATACGCTGAGCCCAGAGCATGCCcaaaaacaggtttataacaTTTGCTTTCACTAAAAAATACAGAAATTTCCCTTGTGCCCACAATTACAATAATTCCGTTAGTGACCAAATACCAGTCTAAACATTGTTGATGTTGCATTAGTTTTTGATGTAGAAGGGTTTTCTTTCACATATAGAAAAAGATCAAACAACATCCCAGTGGTGGAAGAATGAGGGGTACATTTTGTGGTTACAGAATTTGTAGGTGTGGAAATGCCAGCGTGTTTGAAATGAGTAGTGATACCACCCATTTTGAAATTCTTGATAATGGCTACTCTTTCTGCCACCTGCCACCTGTCTTTCCCAGGCTCAACGGTTAACCCCTTACTTCCCAGACGCTCTGTATGACCTGGTTTTTACTCTGCAAGAAGGAAGACGACTCAATGACCAGCGGTGCTCGTTCAGAGGAAGGAGAAGGTGCCATTCTGAACCCAACACCTACATTCCAGCCCACAGAGCCCACAGAGGTGATAGAATGTGAAAAAAACCTCCCTGTAATCATAACTAACTAAGTGACTGTGGTAAACATAAAAGCTGTTGCAATTAGCTTCCCTTGTTTCCCCATAAACACGCTGACTCATGAAGGGGAAAAGCTGTAAataactgtactgtaccaacaTCCATTGAAGCACTTCTATCATATAACTGTGGCAGGGACAGATATTAGGATGTCTTCTGTACATTGGTGAAATATTGAAATAATATTGCTTGAATGATTAACTAGGACACCAAATGAAACTAGGCCACTAAATGAAGCATGTCTACACTCTATTTTCTCCTCTTTCATTCCCAACAGTGCATTTCTCCTCAATGACCTCGCTGCAGAGAGATGAGTTCTTTGACTTGCTGGCTACCTCCCAAGGCCGTCGGCTTGACGACCAGCGGGCGGAACTACATGACACCCCACCGCCTAAGCCGAAAGCCAATAAGAAGCGGAGCAGTGTAAAAGATACAAAGCCCAAAAAGTCTGCTCCAATTGCAGTGCAGAACGAGGACTTGTACAATATGATTCTCATGTCGCAGGTAAGTAACTGGCCATCATGAtaattaagaatgtgttcttaaatgacttcAATCACCCAAGCTGCCCATAGTCAATGTGACCAAAACATTATTTTGTTCTTGTCATAAGCAAAATATAATGTAGGCATCATGTCATATGGTGTTACGTTGATATCATGTT of Oncorhynchus gorbuscha isolate QuinsamMale2020 ecotype Even-year linkage group LG15, OgorEven_v1.0, whole genome shotgun sequence contains these proteins:
- the LOC123996583 gene encoding uncharacterized protein LOC123996583, with the protein product MDVVMEYPGVKVETVEEKHLEDLIIIKEGDVERVVEGGTEPITGKSNDEDSSAEEDATARHGQIGKANTESGDGDKRKKDNQISQAKGETGTVEGVEHIKGMDELVMDRQKMECKKEGMVMVDITEKYKTAEQDLETDKPSQGLQVGTNIHLPSDQLPKDTLSPEHAQKQAQRLTPYFPDALYDLVFTLQEGRRLNDQRCSFRGRRRCHSEPNTYIPAHRAHRVHFSSMTSLQRDEFFDLLATSQGRRLDDQRAELHDTPPPKPKANKKRSSVKDTKPKKSAPIAVQNEDLYNMILMSQAQGRLEEQRSVAPGPMDDEDFFSLLLSVQGGRMEDQRTELPGIVGT